The genomic DNA CAAACTTTGTCACTATCCTCAAGcaattgatttttttacagtttgTAATTTCATGCATTATTTATCACCTTTTTCAGGTAGGGTAATATGTCCGTGCACGAAATCAGCTCCTGGCCCTAGCTAGGGTTTTCGAGTTTTACTGGGTCAtcaaatatttatatatggaGAAGGAAGAGAACAACTATTCGGTACAAAATTAATCTCACACTGCTTAATTATCATCACTTCAGTTCATCACCATGTTGTTTTTTTGCTCTGACGACTTTGAAACATTGCAGGCTTTTATGCCGCCCAGCAACTTCAACAACCTGGATTACACCCTAGATCAtcatgaagaagatcaacagatgCTGAAGTCTCGCGTCGACGAGACTAATTCAAGCGATAACAACAATGGAATGGTGAATTACTTGATGTACAATCATCATCAactacaacaacaacagcagcagcagcagcagcagcagcaaataAGCACGCAATTAGCTCCAGCAGGGTTTTGTGGTTCAACTAGTACTTCTTTTGACAAACTGAGCTTCGCCGATGTGATGCAGTTTGCCGATTTTGGACAAAAGTTGGCCTTAAACCAAACCAAGATTTCGGAGGAAGAGCCTGCGATTGACCCTGTTTACTTCCTCAAGTTTCCGGTGTTGAATGACAAGTTGGACAACAATCAAGACCAGTCGATCTCTCTCATGGTTCCACAAGCAGAAGAGAGATTCACAGGGTTGGGTGAAGAAGACAAGACAAAGTCAATGGAAGAAGAACAAGATGAGGAAGCTCGGGTTTCTGGTAGTAATAATTCAGTGCAGAAGCTCCACTTTCTTGGAGAAGAGCATCAAAACAACCCTAGAGGAGGAGGAGTACAACCGGAGCCGGCAGCagccaagaacaaaagaaaaagaccaCGAACTACCAAGACGACTCAAGAAGTTGAGAGCCAGCGGATGACTCATATTGCGGTTGAAAGAAACCGCAGGAAGCAAATGAATGAGCATCTTCGCGTGCTCCGTTCCCTCATGCCGGGCTCATACGTACAAAGAGTATGTATATATActctttaatttgtttctttgaaTATTGGTTAATAACTAATTCAATGTGTACATTATATAGGGGGATCAAGCTTCTATAATTGGGGGAGCCATAGAGTTCGTGAGAGAACTGGAGCAGCTACTTCAGTGCTTGGAATCACAGAAGAGGCGAAGGCTCTTAGGAGAAGCACCTCCAAGACAAGTGGGAGATTCTGCCACGGCGGCGGCTATGGCAGTACAGGCAGCTGAAGGTGGCGGAGGACCATTAATCTTTCCAGCTGCTAATTTATCTATTAATAATCCGAATGATCCGATAAAGTTTGTGGACTATGAAACGGGGCTTCGAGAAGAAACTGCAGAGAACAAGTCGTGCTTTGCGGATGTTGAGGTGAAGGTTTTAGGGTTTGATGCGATGATCAAGATTCTATCTCAGAGGAGACCGGGGCAGCTGATTAAGGCTATCGCTGCGCTTGAGGATTTGCAGCTTAATATCCTTCACACTAACATTACCACCATTGAACAAACTGTTCTATATTCCTTTAATGTCAAGGTATGTACGTTCCGTTCAGCAGATGTTAAAGATAATAAGCAATGTTATTTAGACACACAAAACTAACACACTTAACACACTCTCGAGAAATTCACAATTTCATCCGATTAATAATATAGGGAGTTAATGAGTTAATTATATGCATGTGTATGATGGGCAGGTTGGAAGTGAGTCGAGGTTCACAGCTGAAGATATTGCAAGTTCAGTTCAGCAGATATTCAGTTTTATCCATGCAAACACCGCCAGCATGTGATCATACACGAGATCGATGATCAAGTTCAAGTAGCTAGCCACTTATGTTGAAGAAAGATCAAGATCAAGATCTGGATcagtttaatttttttcgtGATGCCCCTGCCACCTGAATCTTATCATTAGTACTACCGTCTTGGTTTATTAAATACAGAAAATTGATCTAGCAAAGTGGTCCCtggtatatataatatataataccACTTTAAATTTCCCATTTTCCTTAAATTACTTCATCTTCCATATTGTTTGTAAAAGGCATGTAGTCCTAAATCTTCCAAAGCAATAAGTAGTTTAATTTGCATGCCTCTCCAGTTTTTTGGTGGTATGATTTGATGTATTGCGTTAATATCatacaaaaagtaaaattaaagaGTTGTTATTCAGGCTACAAATGTATCGACCGCTCTATTTTTATACCAGTTAAATGAATTTCAATGAGTGAACCGtatgcatgatttcttgtattatAACTAGATTTTAACGATGGTATATATTGGTGACCATAGTTTGTACAAAGGTAAGAACCATGCATATGTGATATCCTTTTCCAAAGGTGCAgataagctctctctctctctctctctctctctctctctctcttgtggGGATGGCCAGTTTGGAGTAGACAACTTCTGTATTCTGTCATGCatggttgaaacttgaaaataattttggaaGGTCAACGGGTCCCCGTACCTTGCTGCCGTGGGTCGTTGACTTGTCAGCAATGACTCTTTTGGTGGTATTCGGCTGCACTCAGATGACCAAGATGTTGCCAAAGCTTAGAGGGTCCCTTGGTCTTTTAAATTTGTGAAGGTTCATCCATCACCAATTCAATTATATATGTTTGCTCGCTCACATTTGTCTTAATTAAGGAGGGTTGACCCATATGAGCTCTTGGTCTCTTCCAA from Pyrus communis chromosome 17, drPyrComm1.1, whole genome shotgun sequence includes the following:
- the LOC137721661 gene encoding transcription factor FAMA isoform X2, with translation MEKEENNYSAFMPPSNFNNLDYTLDHHEEDQQMLKSRVDETNSSDNNNGMVNYLMYNHHQLQQQQQQQQQQQQISTQLAPAGFCGSTSTSFDKLSFADVMQFADFGQKLALNQTKISEEEPAIDPVYFLKFPVLNDKLDNNQDQSISLMVPQAEERFTGLGEEDKTKSMEEEQDEEARVSGSNNSVQKLHFLGEEHQNNPRGGGVQPEPAAAKNKRKRPRTTKTTQEVESQRMTHIAVERNRRKQMNEHLRVLRSLMPGSYVQRGDQASIIGGAIEFVRELEQLLQCLESQKRRRLLGEAPPRQVGDSATAAAMAVQAAEGGGGPLIFPAANLSINNPNDPIKFVDYETGLREETAENKSCFADVEVKVLGFDAMIKILSQRRPGQLIKAIAALEDLQLNILHTNITTIEQTVLYSFNVKVGSESRFTAEDIASSVQQIFSFIHANTASM
- the LOC137721661 gene encoding transcription factor FAMA isoform X1: MLFFCSDDFETLQAFMPPSNFNNLDYTLDHHEEDQQMLKSRVDETNSSDNNNGMVNYLMYNHHQLQQQQQQQQQQQQISTQLAPAGFCGSTSTSFDKLSFADVMQFADFGQKLALNQTKISEEEPAIDPVYFLKFPVLNDKLDNNQDQSISLMVPQAEERFTGLGEEDKTKSMEEEQDEEARVSGSNNSVQKLHFLGEEHQNNPRGGGVQPEPAAAKNKRKRPRTTKTTQEVESQRMTHIAVERNRRKQMNEHLRVLRSLMPGSYVQRGDQASIIGGAIEFVRELEQLLQCLESQKRRRLLGEAPPRQVGDSATAAAMAVQAAEGGGGPLIFPAANLSINNPNDPIKFVDYETGLREETAENKSCFADVEVKVLGFDAMIKILSQRRPGQLIKAIAALEDLQLNILHTNITTIEQTVLYSFNVKVGSESRFTAEDIASSVQQIFSFIHANTASM